Sequence from the Nerophis ophidion isolate RoL-2023_Sa linkage group LG10, RoL_Noph_v1.0, whole genome shotgun sequence genome:
attctttccttaacacggatcaatcgtcctgtccccttagcagaaaaacagccccaaagcatgatgtttccaccctcatgcttcacagtaggtgtggtgttcttgggatgcaactcagtattcttcttcctccaaacacgacgagttgagtttataccaaaatggatacatggatgatacagcagaggattgggagaatgtcatgtggtcagatgaaaccaaaacagaactttttggtataaactaaattcgtcgtgtttggaggaagaagaatactgagttgcatcccaagaacaccacacctactgtgaagcatgggggtggaaacatcatgctttggggctgtttttctgctaaggcaggggtagggaacctatggctcttgagccagatgtggctcttttgatgactgcatctggctctcagataaatcttagttgacattgcttaacaggataagtaatgaataattccgctagtagtcacagttttgattgatggattgattgattaaaacttttataagtaaattgcacagtaaagtacatattccgtacaattgaccactaaatggtaacacccgaataagtttttcaacttgtttaagtcggggtccacgtaaatcaattcatggtacgcgttaaaaacaacgttgacaatataaaacattcttctacATTTTAATCcgcccatccgttttctaccacaccagTTCGAGAAGTctcattaagaagtattttatttataattggttagcttcagaataacaatgttatcaaaaagaatacgggacttattatactctaaaagtgttagtcttacttaaaaatacacgcatttagttgtattcagtgttaaaaaaacattatatggctctcacagaaatacattttaaaatatttcatggctctctccgccaaaaaggttcccaacccctgtgctaaggggacaggacgattgatccgtgttcttgggatgcaactcagtattcttcttcctccaaacacgacgagttgagtttataccaaaaagttctattatggtttcatctgaccacatgacattctcccaatcctctgctgtatcatccatgtatccattttggtataaactcaactcgttgtgtttggaggaagaagaatactgagttgcatcccaagaacaccacacctactgtcaagcatgggggtggaaaacatcatgctttggggctgtttttctgctaaggggacaggacgattgatccgtgttaaggaaagaatgaatggggccgtgtatcgtgagattttgagcccaaacctccttccatcagtgagagctttaaatggttgaccaaatacttattttccaccataatttacaaatgaattgtttgaaattcctacaatgtgaattcctggattttttttcccacattctgtctctcacagttgaagtgtacctatgacgaaaattacagacctctgtcatcattttaagtgggagaacttgcacaatcgctggctgactaaatacttttttttgccccactgtaaacaaTTAAAAAGGTCGTTAAGTGAAGAACATCGGTAAATGAATGTAGAACCCTCTTTGGGACATCATCGCCATGGTTCGCTGGTTCAGTTTAAACCCACCCTGACCGGTGCCATAGAGTCATGTGGGGTCACCAGGGCCAAATTTTAAGTTGAATTTAATTTGGAGGCCCCCCCACCCTTACAAAATGGACGCACCGCAAAGTAATCTGTAGATTTCCAAGCTTTATTATTAGGACGAAatgaaatgaacagtgtctttcaACAATGGAACAATGCTCTTTCATATCACCCTTTTGAAGGCCATTTTTCCGCCTAGTTTTCTACTGCCGGCCGCTGATTGGTCAGAGGCTGCGTGCTGTTTATGTGCGCTTTAAGCGGCCACTTTGCGAACGCGCGCAAAACCCACGCACGCGGCCCTGGAGGTCAACGCGTTTCATCGCTTCCTGTTTACGTGAAAAGACGACATCACCACGAGAAGAAAGATGATGAGGCTGTCGCATGTCATCGACGTCACATGATGCAGTCACCTGGGCGGCGTCAGCGCGTCCGTGGACGTCTGCGAGCGGCGCCAAGGCACTTGGTGAGACGACTTGAAGGCACTAAACGTCAGAGAAGGACAAAAGCCGCCCTCCTGAGGCAACCTCTGACACGCGCGCACGCAGACAGCGATGATGATGAGGCCGCATGCTGAAGAAGAGGGGTCTACGCGTGCGTTGCCATGACGACAAGCACTTACCCCGCCTCCTCCAAATGTCCACAGAGTTTTAATCTAAGGAAGTCTAAAAATAGGACTAAACAAGCAATCAGCGACATGCTAATGAGGCTAACACTTTGATGCTGGCGTCCTCAATCAAAAGGTGCTGTTACCGTGACAACAGCCTCACACGTCCGTCAGCAGCTTGCCACCGTCCACACAGTTCCGGGTCGGCGGCGTGCAGTTGGCGCCGCGGAGGTTAGCCTCGCGCAGGTTGTCGATGCTGTTGTCCACGTACTCGGACTTGCTGAGCATCGAGGAGCCGTCGTCCGGCGCCAGGTTCTGTTGGCTGACGTGGAGCAGCTGGGCCTGCTCCTCGCCGTCAGTCTCGCGGTGGTAGAAGTAGTTGAAGTTGGACACGATGACGGGCACGGGCAGAGCAATGGTCAGCACGCCGGCGATGGCGCACAGCGAGCCCACGATCTTGCCGCCGATGGTCACCGGGTACATGTCGCCGTAGCCCACCGTCGTCATGGAGACCACAGCCCACCAGAAGGCGTCCGGGATGCTGGAGAAGTGCGACTCGGGCTCCTCGGCTTCGGCGAAGTAGACGGCGCTGGAGAAGAGGATGACGCCgatgaagaggaagaagatgagCAGGCCCAGTTCGCGCATGCTGGCCTTGAGGGTCTGACCCAGGATCTGCAGACCCTTGGAGTGGCGGGACAGCTTGAAGATGCGGAAGACGCGCACCAGGCGGATAACGCGCAGGATGGCGAGCGACGTGGCCTGCTCGCCGCCGCCACCACCACCGCCACCGCCGCCCCCGCCGCCCCCTTTGCCCTCCTTGTCGTCCGGGTCGTCGGCCAGCTCGGTTCCGAGCGTGATGAAGTACGGGATGATGGCCACCACGTCGATGGAGTTCATCATGTTCCGGAAAAAGGCCATCTTGCTGGGGCAGGCGAAGAAACGCACGAGGAGCTCGAAGGAGAACCAGATGATGCAGAGCGTCTCCACCATGAAGAACGGGTCCGTTAGCACGTAGCTCCTGTAGCTGCCGGTTGAGTTTCCCGCCGCCCGCCGCCGCTCGCCCACGTCCTCCTTGAGATCCGGCAGCGTCTCCAAGCAGAAGATGACGATGGAGATGAGGATGACCATCACGGACACGATGGCGATGCCCCGGGCCGGGCCAGAACTCTCCGGGTGCTCGAAGAGGAGCCAAACCTGCCGTTGGAATTCTTTATCCGGCAGCGGGCGCTCCTCCTCGCGGATGAAACCCTCGTCTTCGCGGAACTTCTCCATGGCCTCGGCCCCGAGTTCGTAGAACTTGATCTCCTCGGAAAACATGTCCAGCGGGACGTTGACGGGCCGCCTCAGCCGACCCCCGGACTGGTAGTAGTACAAGATGGCGTCGAAGCTGGGTCGGTTGCGGTTGAAGAAGTACTCGTTCCGCAGCGGGTCGAAGTAGCGCATCCTCTTTTTAGGGTTCCCCAGGAGCGTGTCCGGGAAATGCGCCAACGTTTTGAGTTGCGTCTCGAAGCGAAGACCCGACACGTTGATGACCACACGCTCGCAGCACTCGGCAACGCCGAACTCGTCGTCCTGAGGGTGACCCGGCAGAGTGGCGCTCTCGTCCACGTTGTCCGTGGACACCACCGTCATgcttgtggagggggcgtggggcTGGA
This genomic interval carries:
- the LOC133561284 gene encoding potassium voltage-gated channel subfamily A member 1-like codes for the protein MTVVSTDNVDESATLPGHPQDDEFGVAECCERVVINVSGLRFETQLKTLAHFPDTLLGNPKKRMRYFDPLRNEYFFNRNRPSFDAILYYYQSGGRLRRPVNVPLDMFSEEIKFYELGAEAMEKFREDEGFIREEERPLPDKEFQRQVWLLFEHPESSGPARGIAIVSVMVILISIVIFCLETLPDLKEDVGERRRAAGNSTGSYRSYVLTDPFFMVETLCIIWFSFELLVRFFACPSKMAFFRNMMNSIDVVAIIPYFITLGTELADDPDDKEGKGGGGGGGGGGGGGGEQATSLAILRVIRLVRVFRIFKLSRHSKGLQILGQTLKASMRELGLLIFFLFIGVILFSSAVYFAEAEEPESHFSSIPDAFWWAVVSMTTVGYGDMYPVTIGGKIVGSLCAIAGVLTIALPVPVIVSNFNYFYHRETDGEEQAQLLHVSQQNLAPDDGSSMLSKSEYVDNSIDNLREANLRGANCTPPTRNCVDGGKLLTDV